From one Streptomyces sp. N50 genomic stretch:
- the tpiA gene encoding triose-phosphate isomerase has product MSTRTPIMAGNWKMNLNHLEAIAHVQKLAFALADKDYEAVEVAVLPPFTDLRSVQTLVDGDKLKIKYGAQDISAHDSGAYTGEISGAMLAKLKCTYVAIGHSERRQYHAETDEIVNAKVKAAYKHGLTPILCVGEELDIREAGNHVAHTLSQVEGGLKDVPAEQAESIVIAYEPVWAIGTGKVCGAGDAQEVCQAIRGKLAELYSQELADQVRIQYGGSVKSGNVAEIMAQPDVDGALVGGASLDADEFVKIARFRDQ; this is encoded by the coding sequence ATGAGCACGCGCACGCCGATCATGGCGGGCAACTGGAAGATGAACCTCAACCACCTTGAGGCCATCGCCCACGTCCAGAAGCTCGCCTTCGCCCTCGCGGACAAGGACTACGAGGCCGTCGAGGTCGCCGTCCTGCCGCCCTTCACCGACCTGCGCTCCGTGCAGACCCTGGTCGACGGCGACAAGCTCAAGATCAAGTACGGCGCCCAGGACATCTCGGCGCACGACTCCGGCGCCTACACCGGCGAGATCTCCGGTGCGATGCTGGCCAAGCTGAAGTGCACGTACGTGGCGATCGGCCACTCCGAGCGCCGCCAGTACCACGCGGAGACCGACGAGATCGTCAACGCCAAGGTGAAGGCCGCCTACAAGCACGGCCTGACCCCGATCCTCTGCGTCGGCGAGGAACTCGACATCCGTGAGGCGGGCAACCACGTCGCCCACACCCTCTCCCAGGTCGAGGGCGGTCTCAAGGACGTCCCCGCCGAGCAGGCCGAGTCCATCGTCATCGCCTACGAGCCCGTCTGGGCCATCGGCACCGGCAAGGTCTGCGGCGCCGGCGACGCCCAGGAGGTCTGCCAGGCCATCCGCGGCAAGCTCGCCGAGCTGTACTCGCAGGAGCTGGCCGACCAGGTCCGCATCCAGTACGGCGGCTCCGTCAAGTCCGGCAACGTCGCCGAGATCATGGCTCAGCCCGACGTCGACGGCGCCCTGGTCGGCGGTGCCTCGCTGGACGCGGACGAGTTCGTCAAGATCGCGCGCTTCCGCGACCAGTAG
- the secG gene encoding preprotein translocase subunit SecG produces the protein MVLGFSIALIVFSLLLMLLVLMHKGKGGGLSDMFGGGMASSVGGSSVAERNLDRITVVLGVLWFACIVVLGLLMKTS, from the coding sequence GTGGTTTTGGGGTTCTCGATCGCCCTGATCGTCTTCAGCCTGCTGCTGATGCTGCTGGTGCTGATGCACAAGGGGAAGGGCGGCGGTCTCTCCGACATGTTCGGTGGCGGCATGGCGTCGTCCGTCGGCGGCTCTTCGGTCGCCGAGCGCAACCTGGACCGCATCACCGTGGTGCTCGGTGTGCTCTGGTTCGCCTGCATCGTCGTGCTCGGCCTGCTGATGAAGACGAGCTGA
- the pgi gene encoding glucose-6-phosphate isomerase, whose translation MNADGRTRLNQTPEWTALAKHREELGEVQLRELFAADPGRGTGYTLKVGDLHLDYSKHLVTDETLRLLHALAAATDVFGLRDAMFRGEKINVTEDRAVLHTALRAPRDAVVEVDGENVVPQVHAVLDKMAGFADRVRSGEWTGHTGKRIKNVVNIGIGGSDLGPAMAYEVLRSFTDRGLTVRFVSNVDGADLHEATRDLDPAETLFIIASKTFTTIETITNATSARDWLLTELKAGQEAVAKHFVALSTNAGKVSDFGIDTANMFEFWDWVGGRYSYDSAIGLSLMIAIGPDRFREMLDGFHLVDEHFRTAPAESNVPLLLGLLGVWYGNFHDAQSHAVLPYSHYLSKFTAYLQQLDMESNGKYVGRDGREVDWQTGPVVWGTPGTNGQHAYYQLIHQGTKLIPADFIGFAEPVAELSEGLKAQHDLLMANFFAQTQALAFGKTPDEVRAEGVPEELVPHKTFKGNHPTTTILARELTPSVLGQLIALYEHKVFVQGAVWNIDSFDQWGVELGKVLAKRVEPALSEGADVPGLDASTTALVAKYRELRGR comes from the coding sequence ATGAACGCAGACGGCCGTACCAGGCTCAACCAGACGCCCGAGTGGACCGCCTTGGCCAAGCACCGGGAGGAGCTCGGCGAGGTGCAGCTGAGGGAGCTGTTCGCCGCCGATCCCGGGCGTGGCACCGGCTACACGCTCAAGGTCGGTGACCTGCACCTCGACTACTCGAAGCACCTCGTCACCGACGAGACCCTGCGGCTGCTGCACGCGCTGGCCGCCGCCACGGACGTGTTCGGCCTCCGGGACGCGATGTTCCGCGGCGAGAAGATCAACGTCACCGAGGACCGCGCGGTCCTGCACACCGCGCTGCGCGCCCCGCGTGACGCGGTGGTCGAGGTCGACGGTGAGAACGTGGTGCCCCAAGTCCACGCCGTGCTCGACAAGATGGCCGGCTTCGCGGACCGCGTCCGCTCCGGCGAGTGGACCGGCCACACCGGCAAGCGCATCAAGAACGTCGTCAACATCGGCATCGGAGGCTCCGACCTCGGTCCCGCGATGGCGTACGAGGTGCTGCGCAGCTTCACCGACCGCGGTCTGACGGTCCGGTTCGTGTCGAACGTGGACGGCGCCGACCTGCACGAGGCGACCCGCGACCTCGACCCGGCCGAGACCCTGTTCATCATCGCCTCGAAGACCTTCACCACCATCGAGACGATCACGAACGCGACCTCGGCCCGCGACTGGCTGCTCACCGAGCTGAAGGCAGGTCAGGAGGCCGTGGCCAAGCACTTCGTGGCCTTGTCCACGAACGCCGGGAAGGTGTCGGACTTCGGCATCGACACGGCCAACATGTTCGAGTTCTGGGACTGGGTCGGCGGGCGTTACTCGTACGACTCGGCGATCGGCCTGTCGCTGATGATCGCCATCGGCCCGGACCGTTTCCGGGAGATGCTCGACGGTTTCCACCTCGTCGACGAGCACTTCCGCACCGCGCCCGCCGAGTCCAACGTGCCTTTGCTGCTTGGCCTGTTGGGCGTCTGGTACGGCAACTTCCATGACGCCCAGTCCCATGCGGTGCTGCCGTACAGCCACTACCTCTCCAAGTTCACCGCGTATCTGCAGCAGTTGGACATGGAGTCGAACGGCAAGTACGTGGGCCGGGACGGCCGGGAGGTCGACTGGCAGACCGGACCCGTGGTTTGGGGTACCCCGGGGACGAACGGGCAGCACGCGTACTACCAACTCATCCACCAGGGCACGAAGTTGATCCCGGCGGACTTCATCGGCTTCGCCGAGCCGGTGGCCGAGTTGAGCGAAGGCCTCAAGGCGCAGCACGACCTGCTGATGGCCAACTTCTTCGCCCAGACCCAGGCGTTGGCCTTCGGCAAGACGCCGGACGAGGTGCGGGCGGAGGGTGTGCCCGAGGAGCTGGTGCCGCACAAGACGTTCAAGGGCAACCACCCCACGACGACGATCCTGGCCCGCGAGCTGACCCCGTCGGTCCTCGGGCAGTTGATCGCGCTCTACGAGCACAAGGTGTTCGTCCAGGGCGCCGTCTGGAACATCGACTCCTTCGACCAGTGGGGCGTCGAGCTGGGCAAGGTCCTCGCCAAGCGCGTCGAACCCGCCCTGAGCGAAGGCGCGGACGTGCCCGGCCTGGACGCGTCGACGACCGCCCTGGTCGCCAAGTACCGCGAGCTGCGCGGGCGTTGA
- the gap gene encoding type I glyceraldehyde-3-phosphate dehydrogenase has protein sequence MTIRVGINGFGRIGRNYFRALLKQGADIEIVAVNDLGDTATTAHLLKYDTILGRLQAEVSHTADTITVDGHTIKVLSERNPADIPWGELGVDIVIESTGIFTKKADAEKHIAGGAKKVLISAPAKDEDITIVMGVNQDKYDAANHHVISNASCTTNCVAPMAKVLDENFGIVKGLMTTVHAYTNDQRILDFPHSDLRRARAAAENIIPTTTGAAKATALVLPQLKGKLDGIAMRVPVPTGSATDLVVTLQREVTKDEVNAAFKKAADDGDLKGYLSYTEDPIVSSDIVGDQASCTFDSLLTMVQEGNTVKILGWYDNEWGYSNRLVDLTVFVGGQL, from the coding sequence GTGACGATCCGCGTAGGCATCAACGGCTTTGGCCGCATCGGTCGTAACTACTTCCGCGCGCTGCTGAAGCAGGGTGCTGACATCGAGATCGTGGCTGTCAACGACCTGGGTGACACCGCGACCACCGCTCACCTGCTCAAGTACGACACCATCCTGGGCCGCCTCCAGGCCGAGGTGTCGCACACCGCCGACACGATCACCGTCGACGGGCACACGATCAAGGTGCTGTCCGAGCGCAACCCCGCCGACATCCCGTGGGGCGAGCTGGGCGTCGACATCGTCATCGAGTCGACCGGCATCTTCACGAAGAAGGCCGACGCCGAGAAGCACATCGCCGGCGGCGCCAAGAAGGTCCTCATCTCGGCTCCGGCCAAGGACGAGGACATCACGATCGTGATGGGCGTCAACCAGGACAAGTACGACGCGGCCAACCACCACGTCATCTCGAACGCCTCCTGCACCACCAACTGTGTGGCGCCGATGGCCAAGGTTCTCGACGAGAACTTCGGCATCGTCAAGGGCCTGATGACGACGGTCCACGCGTACACGAACGACCAGCGCATCCTGGACTTCCCGCACTCGGACCTGCGCCGCGCGCGTGCCGCCGCCGAGAACATCATCCCGACCACGACCGGTGCCGCCAAGGCCACCGCCCTGGTCCTCCCGCAGCTCAAGGGCAAGCTGGACGGCATCGCGATGCGCGTCCCGGTCCCGACCGGTTCGGCCACCGACCTGGTCGTGACGCTCCAGCGCGAGGTCACCAAGGACGAGGTCAACGCCGCGTTCAAGAAGGCCGCCGACGACGGCGACCTCAAGGGCTACCTGTCCTACACCGAGGACCCGATCGTCTCCTCCGACATCGTCGGCGACCAGGCCTCCTGCACCTTCGACTCCCTCCTGACCATGGTCCAGGAGGGCAACACGGTGAAGATCCTCGGCTGGTACGACAACGAGTGGGGCTACTCCAACCGCCTCGTCGACCTCACGGTCTTCGTCGGCGGCCAGCTCTAA
- a CDS encoding phosphoglycerate kinase yields the protein MKTIDELLAEGVDGKRVFVRADLNVPLADGLITDDGRIRAVLPTVKALVEAGAKVIVASHLGRPKGAPDPAFSLLQPAERLAELLGAPVAFAQDTVGPAAHDAVRGLEPGQVAVIENLRFNAGETSKDDTERGEFADQLAALADVYVGDGFGAVHRKHASVYDLPARLPHYAGYLIATEVGVLKKLTEDVKRPYVVALGGSKVSDKLAVIDQLLGKADRILIGGGMAFTFLKAQGYEIGASLVQDDQIPAVTEYVERAAKNGVELVVPVDVVTASAFPDLKTKAPSHPTTVAADAIPADQMGLDIGPETGALYASKLADAATIFWNGPMGVFEHPDYAEGTKAVAQALLDSPAFTVVGGGDSAAAVRILGFDETAFGHISTGGGASLEYLEGKTLPGLAALED from the coding sequence ATGAAGACGATCGACGAACTTCTCGCCGAAGGCGTGGACGGCAAGCGGGTCTTCGTCCGCGCCGACCTCAACGTCCCGCTGGCCGACGGCCTCATCACCGACGACGGCCGCATCCGCGCCGTGCTGCCCACCGTCAAGGCCCTCGTCGAGGCGGGCGCCAAGGTGATCGTGGCCTCGCACCTGGGCCGCCCCAAGGGCGCCCCGGATCCGGCCTTCTCCCTCCTCCAGCCGGCCGAGCGCCTCGCCGAACTCCTCGGCGCGCCGGTCGCGTTCGCCCAGGACACCGTCGGCCCCGCCGCCCACGACGCGGTGCGCGGCTTGGAGCCCGGCCAGGTCGCGGTCATCGAGAACCTGCGCTTCAACGCGGGCGAGACCTCCAAGGACGACACCGAGCGCGGCGAGTTCGCCGACCAGCTCGCCGCCCTGGCGGATGTCTACGTAGGCGACGGTTTCGGTGCCGTGCACCGCAAGCACGCCTCCGTGTACGACCTCCCGGCCCGTCTGCCGCACTACGCCGGCTACCTCATCGCCACCGAGGTCGGCGTCCTGAAGAAGCTCACCGAGGACGTCAAGCGGCCCTACGTGGTGGCGCTCGGCGGCTCCAAGGTCTCCGACAAGCTCGCCGTCATCGACCAGCTGCTCGGCAAGGCCGACCGCATCCTCATCGGCGGCGGCATGGCCTTCACCTTCCTCAAGGCCCAGGGCTACGAGATCGGCGCCTCCCTGGTACAGGACGACCAGATTCCCGCCGTCACCGAGTACGTCGAGCGCGCCGCGAAGAACGGCGTCGAGCTCGTCGTCCCGGTCGACGTCGTGACCGCGTCCGCGTTCCCGGACCTGAAGACGAAGGCCCCGTCCCACCCCACCACCGTCGCCGCGGACGCCATCCCCGCCGACCAGATGGGCCTCGACATCGGTCCCGAGACCGGTGCCCTGTACGCCTCGAAGCTCGCCGACGCGGCCACCATCTTCTGGAACGGTCCGATGGGCGTCTTCGAGCACCCCGACTACGCCGAGGGCACCAAGGCGGTCGCCCAGGCCCTTCTCGACTCCCCGGCCTTCACGGTCGTCGGCGGTGGCGACTCCGCCGCGGCCGTCCGGATCCTGGGCTTCGACGAGACCGCATTCGGCCACATCTCGACCGGCGGCGGCGCCTCCCTCGAATACCTCGAGGGCAAGACGCTCCCCGGTCTCGCCGCACTGGAGGACTGA
- a CDS encoding RNA polymerase-binding protein RbpA gives MASGNAIRGSRVGAGPMGEAERGESAPRLRISFWCSNGHETQPSFASDAQVPDTWDCPRCGFPAGQDRDNPPDPPRTEPYKTHLAYVRERRSDADGEAILAEALAKLRGEI, from the coding sequence GTGGCAAGTGGCAACGCGATCCGTGGAAGCCGGGTCGGGGCGGGGCCGATGGGCGAGGCCGAGCGTGGCGAGTCCGCGCCCCGGCTGCGCATCTCCTTCTGGTGCTCGAACGGGCACGAGACGCAGCCCAGCTTCGCCAGCGACGCGCAGGTTCCCGACACCTGGGACTGCCCGCGCTGCGGCTTCCCGGCCGGACAGGACCGGGACAACCCGCCGGACCCGCCGCGCACCGAGCCCTACAAGACGCACCTCGCGTATGTACGGGAGCGGCGCAGCGACGCGGACGGCGAGGCGATCCTCGCCGAGGCGCTCGCCAAACTGCGGGGAGAAATCTAG
- the whiA gene encoding DNA-binding protein WhiA has product MAMTAAVKDEISRLPVTRTCCRKAEVSAILRFAGGLHLVSGRIVIEAELDTAMAARRLKRDILEIFGHSSELIVMAPGGLRRGSRYVVRVVAGGDQLARQTGLVDGRGRPIRGLPPQVVSGATCDAEAAWRGAFLAHGSLTEPGRSSSLEVTCPGPEAALALVGAARRLSIAAKAREVRGVDRVVVRDGDAIGALLTRLGAHESVLAWEERRMRREVRATANRLANFDDANLRRSARAAVAAGARVQRALEILADEVPEHLAAAGRLRMDHKQASLEELGALADPPLTKDAVAGRIRRLLAMADKRAQDLGIPGTESSITEEMADNMVG; this is encoded by the coding sequence ATGGCGATGACGGCAGCGGTGAAGGATGAGATCTCCCGGCTCCCCGTCACCCGGACCTGCTGCAGGAAGGCGGAGGTCTCCGCCATTCTGCGGTTCGCCGGAGGCCTCCACCTGGTGAGCGGGCGCATCGTGATCGAGGCGGAGCTGGACACCGCGATGGCGGCGCGCCGGCTCAAGCGGGACATCCTGGAGATCTTCGGCCACAGTTCCGAACTGATCGTGATGGCGCCCGGCGGCCTGCGCCGAGGCTCCCGTTACGTCGTCCGGGTGGTCGCGGGCGGTGATCAGCTGGCCCGGCAGACAGGCCTCGTGGACGGCCGTGGCCGCCCCATCCGGGGCCTGCCGCCGCAGGTCGTCTCGGGGGCCACCTGTGACGCGGAAGCGGCTTGGAGAGGCGCGTTCCTGGCCCACGGTTCGCTGACCGAGCCCGGCCGGTCCTCCTCCCTGGAGGTGACCTGCCCGGGTCCCGAGGCGGCGCTCGCGCTGGTCGGCGCCGCTCGCCGACTGTCGATCGCGGCGAAGGCGCGCGAGGTGCGCGGGGTCGACCGGGTGGTCGTCCGTGACGGCGACGCGATCGGCGCCCTGCTCACCCGGCTCGGCGCCCACGAGTCGGTGCTGGCCTGGGAGGAGCGCCGGATGCGCCGCGAGGTGCGCGCCACGGCGAACCGCCTCGCCAACTTCGACGACGCCAACCTCCGCCGCTCGGCCCGCGCGGCCGTAGCCGCCGGAGCCCGTGTCCAGCGTGCGCTGGAGATCCTCGCCGACGAGGTCCCCGAGCACCTCGCGGCAGCGGGCCGCCTGCGCATGGACCACAAGCAGGCCTCCCTGGAGGAACTGGGCGCCCTCGCCGACCCGCCGCTCACCAAGGACGCCGTGGCCGGCCGTATCCGCCGCCTGCTGGCGATGGCCGACAAGCGGGCCCAGGACCTCGGCATCCCGGGCACGGAGTCCAGCATCACCGAGGAGATGGCCGACAACATGGTCGGCTGA
- a CDS encoding MFS transporter has product MTTVEVTGSHVPAWRGGFGRLWSAAVVSRFGDALRTAALPLLAVSLTDRPLLIASVTACGYLPWIIFGLLGGAVADRVDQRRAMWTVDAVRGLLVAAFAVAVALGHASIPLLIALAFALTTLQTLFDNASTALLPALVDRAALGSANARLMTGQKIAGGLMGTPVVPLLIAAGAAVPFVADAGTFLLAAALVASLRITAPERAPGPAGSTLRGEIADGLRTLWRDRPLRGLCAATALCNIGMGALIATLVVLVTGWLDAGTAGYAAATTAFTVGGLAGGAVNRRITTRLGPMRSVLLAGLVQTGALVVMGSVRSLIAVVAALGVFGFMSMLWNVNTTTLMQQRAPADMLGRVSSAFRTLAVAGAPLGALLGGAAATAWGLNTPALLTAVFFVLSVLALIPAVKPDVPVVALEDDATTARVTG; this is encoded by the coding sequence GTGACGACGGTCGAGGTGACGGGCAGTCATGTGCCCGCGTGGCGCGGGGGGTTCGGGCGACTGTGGAGCGCGGCGGTGGTGTCGCGCTTCGGGGACGCCCTGCGTACGGCCGCGCTGCCGCTGCTCGCCGTCTCGCTGACGGACCGGCCCCTCCTCATCGCCTCCGTGACCGCCTGCGGCTATCTGCCCTGGATCATCTTCGGCCTGCTCGGCGGCGCGGTCGCGGACCGGGTGGACCAGCGGCGCGCGATGTGGACGGTCGACGCGGTGCGCGGACTGCTCGTCGCCGCCTTCGCCGTGGCCGTCGCACTCGGCCACGCCTCGATCCCGCTGCTCATCGCGCTCGCCTTCGCGCTGACCACGCTCCAGACCCTCTTCGACAACGCCTCCACGGCCCTGCTGCCCGCCCTGGTGGACCGGGCGGCGCTCGGCAGCGCCAACGCCCGGCTGATGACCGGGCAGAAGATCGCGGGCGGCCTGATGGGAACGCCCGTGGTTCCGCTGCTGATCGCTGCGGGAGCGGCGGTTCCCTTCGTGGCCGACGCGGGGACCTTCCTCCTGGCCGCCGCGCTGGTCGCCTCGCTGCGGATCACGGCGCCCGAGCGCGCGCCCGGACCAGCCGGCAGCACCCTGCGCGGAGAGATCGCGGACGGGCTGCGCACCCTGTGGCGCGACCGGCCCCTGCGGGGGCTGTGCGCAGCGACAGCCCTGTGCAACATCGGCATGGGCGCCCTGATCGCCACCCTGGTCGTCCTGGTGACCGGCTGGCTGGACGCGGGCACCGCCGGATACGCGGCGGCGACCACCGCGTTCACCGTCGGCGGCCTGGCCGGGGGAGCGGTGAACCGGCGGATCACCACCCGCCTCGGCCCGATGCGGAGCGTGCTGCTCGCGGGCCTGGTGCAGACCGGCGCCCTCGTCGTCATGGGCTCCGTGCGCAGCCTGATCGCGGTCGTGGCGGCGCTCGGCGTCTTCGGCTTCATGAGCATGCTGTGGAACGTCAACACGACCACGCTGATGCAGCAGCGCGCCCCCGCCGACATGCTGGGCCGGGTCAGCTCCGCCTTCCGGACCCTGGCCGTCGCCGGGGCCCCGCTGGGCGCCCTCCTCGGTGGCGCCGCCGCCACGGCCTGGGGGCTGAACACACCCGCCCTGCTCACCGCGGTTTTCTTCGTTCTGTCGGTCCTGGCACTGATACCGGCGGTCAAGCCGGACGTACCTGTTGTTGCCCTGGAGGACGACGCGACGACAGCTCGCGTCACGGGCTGA
- a CDS encoding M14 family metallopeptidase, whose translation MRHRARSILAVGALLIAGASIAPIAQAQGGSSAKSDPAEVKVFHADVTQKQIPLLLKAGQDAHELGDNQFSASGKTAVEVYLTDQQAQKLEKQGVDLTEHTLSAKAEARVEDAAQGVFRPYSGSGGLEEEILKTGQANPGLTKVESIGKTIDGQDILALKLTKNAKKTKDGSKPSVLYVSNQHAREWITPEMTRRLMHYYLDNYKTDKRIKKIVDSTELWFVLSANPDGYDYTFQNSDTRLWRKNLRDVNGDGTISTGDGVDLNRNFAYKWGYDDEGSSPNPTSETYRGAAPNSEPETAALDAFEKRIGFTYGINYHSAAELLLYGVGWQVATPTPDDVLYKALAGTPDNPAIPGYHSQVSSELYTTNGEADGHASNVNHMSMFTPEMSTCQTASNIDPNDAWNAADCQSVFNFPDDEKLIQDEFQKNIPFALSVAETAAHPDQPTSSVGLSAADFTPATFPTSYSRGADQEVSVVVRKSVRDKELKYRVNGGRTEDMALKPWKGGQTYGGDDNLYFDEYRAKVKDGDPGDKVEVWFTGETKAGKRTSSAHFTYTVARRPAADTLVVAEEGAAATQAQTYVDALKADGRKAVVWDVATQGAPDALGVLDHFKTVVHYSGVSGPGNDTQLQLRAYLNEGGKLIEAGEQAGGSVALADGTPSNDFSQYYLGAYSRTSLPGATGFNGSGKLAGFTGPLSGAPGNPLDRAGSYSVTSDSLSPTTYPQFASAGAGQFAGTVNPYGPYAGSYMAAAVHTDDAYKRLTRTIDLTGVSAADKPTLRSELLWDTEPGYDHAVVEIHTTGADDWTTLPEVGGATSTALPSECEAGFLVAEHPWLKHYLTFSTSGCTATGTTGSWNSFTGASNGWQQVGFDLSAYAGKSVEVSLSYITDPGSGGHGVLADDTSLVVGGTATQTEGFETSLGAWSVTGPPPGSPAVLKDWTRTGALFQTYGAVTTDRTVLLGFGLEQVTSASDRAALLKKALTALTS comes from the coding sequence ATGAGACACAGAGCGAGATCGATCCTCGCTGTCGGCGCCCTCCTGATCGCCGGGGCGAGCATCGCACCCATCGCCCAGGCGCAGGGCGGGAGTTCGGCGAAGTCCGACCCCGCCGAGGTCAAGGTCTTCCACGCCGACGTCACCCAGAAGCAGATACCCCTGCTCCTGAAGGCCGGACAGGACGCCCACGAACTCGGCGACAACCAGTTCTCGGCCTCCGGCAAGACAGCCGTAGAGGTCTATCTCACCGACCAGCAGGCCCAGAAGCTGGAGAAGCAGGGCGTCGACCTCACCGAGCACACCCTGTCGGCCAAGGCCGAGGCGCGGGTCGAGGACGCGGCGCAGGGGGTGTTCCGTCCGTACAGCGGAAGCGGCGGGCTGGAGGAGGAGATCCTCAAGACCGGCCAGGCCAACCCCGGTCTCACCAAGGTCGAGTCCATCGGCAAGACGATCGACGGCCAGGACATCCTCGCGCTCAAACTGACCAAGAACGCGAAGAAGACCAAGGACGGCTCCAAGCCCTCCGTGCTGTACGTGTCCAACCAGCACGCGCGCGAGTGGATCACCCCGGAGATGACCCGCCGGCTGATGCACTACTACCTGGACAACTACAAGACCGACAAGCGCATCAAGAAGATCGTCGATTCGACCGAGCTGTGGTTCGTGCTGTCGGCCAACCCGGACGGCTACGACTACACCTTCCAGAACTCCGACACCCGCCTGTGGCGCAAGAACCTGCGGGACGTCAACGGCGACGGCACCATCTCCACCGGTGACGGCGTCGACCTCAACCGCAACTTCGCCTACAAGTGGGGCTACGACGACGAGGGTTCGTCCCCGAACCCGACCAGCGAGACCTACCGGGGCGCGGCCCCGAACTCCGAGCCGGAGACCGCCGCACTCGACGCCTTCGAGAAGCGCATCGGCTTCACCTACGGCATCAATTACCACTCCGCCGCCGAACTCCTCCTCTACGGAGTCGGCTGGCAGGTCGCGACCCCGACCCCGGACGACGTGCTCTACAAGGCGCTCGCGGGTACGCCCGACAACCCGGCGATCCCCGGCTACCACTCGCAGGTCTCCTCGGAGCTGTACACGACCAACGGCGAGGCGGACGGCCACGCGTCGAACGTCAACCACATGTCGATGTTCACCCCCGAGATGTCGACCTGCCAGACCGCGTCGAACATCGACCCGAACGACGCCTGGAACGCGGCCGACTGCCAGTCCGTCTTCAACTTCCCCGACGACGAGAAGCTGATCCAGGACGAGTTCCAGAAGAACATCCCCTTCGCGCTCTCCGTCGCCGAGACCGCCGCCCACCCCGACCAGCCCACGTCGTCGGTCGGCCTCAGCGCCGCCGACTTCACCCCGGCCACCTTCCCGACGTCGTACTCGCGCGGCGCCGACCAGGAGGTCTCCGTCGTCGTACGGAAGTCCGTGCGCGACAAGGAGCTCAAGTACCGCGTCAACGGCGGCCGTACGGAGGACATGGCACTGAAGCCCTGGAAGGGCGGCCAGACCTACGGCGGGGACGACAACCTGTACTTCGACGAGTACCGGGCCAAGGTCAAGGACGGCGACCCGGGCGACAAGGTCGAGGTGTGGTTCACCGGTGAGACGAAGGCCGGGAAGCGCACCTCCAGCGCGCACTTCACGTACACGGTGGCCAGGCGGCCCGCGGCCGACACGCTCGTAGTCGCCGAGGAGGGCGCCGCCGCCACCCAGGCGCAGACCTACGTCGACGCGCTGAAGGCGGACGGCCGTAAGGCGGTCGTCTGGGACGTCGCCACCCAGGGCGCGCCCGACGCGCTCGGTGTGCTCGACCACTTCAAGACCGTCGTCCACTACTCCGGAGTGAGTGGCCCGGGCAACGACACCCAGCTCCAGCTGCGCGCCTACCTCAACGAGGGCGGCAAGCTGATCGAGGCCGGCGAGCAGGCGGGCGGCTCCGTCGCCCTCGCCGACGGCACTCCCTCGAACGACTTCAGCCAGTACTACCTGGGTGCCTATTCGCGTACGTCCCTCCCCGGGGCCACCGGATTCAATGGCTCCGGCAAGCTCGCCGGCTTCACCGGGCCGCTCAGCGGCGCGCCCGGCAACCCGCTGGACCGGGCGGGCAGTTACAGCGTCACCTCCGACTCGCTGTCGCCCACCACGTACCCGCAGTTTGCGAGCGCGGGGGCGGGCCAGTTCGCCGGGACCGTCAACCCGTACGGTCCGTATGCGGGCTCCTACATGGCGGCCGCCGTCCACACCGACGACGCCTACAAGCGCCTCACCCGCACCATCGACCTCACCGGGGTGAGCGCGGCCGACAAGCCCACGCTGCGCAGCGAGCTGCTGTGGGACACCGAGCCCGGCTACGACCACGCCGTGGTCGAGATCCACACCACCGGGGCCGACGACTGGACCACGCTCCCGGAGGTCGGCGGCGCCACCAGCACCGCCCTGCCGTCCGAGTGCGAGGCCGGCTTCCTGGTCGCCGAGCACCCCTGGCTCAAGCACTACCTGACCTTCTCCACCAGCGGCTGCACCGCGACCGGCACCACCGGCTCGTGGAACAGCTTCACGGGCGCCTCCAACGGCTGGCAGCAGGTCGGCTTCGACCTGAGCGCCTACGCGGGCAAGTCGGTCGAGGTCTCGCTCAGTTACATCACCGACCCGGGTTCCGGCGGCCACGGCGTCCTCGCCGACGACACCTCGCTCGTCGTGGGCGGTACGGCGACCCAGACCGAGGGCTTCGAGACCTCCCTGGGGGCCTGGAGCGTGACGGGACCGCCTCCGGGCAGCCCGGCGGTCCTGAAGGACTGGACCCGCACCGGAGCCCTGTTCCAGACGTACGGCGCGGTCACCACCGACCGCACCGTGCTGCTCGGCTTCGGTCTGGAACAGGTCACCTCGGCGAGTGACCGGGCAGCTCTCCTCAAGAAGGCGCTGACCGCTCTGACCAGCTGA